One window of Helicobacter sp. MIT 99-5507 genomic DNA carries:
- a CDS encoding EscU/YscU/HrcU family type III secretion system export apparatus switch protein, whose product MNTKKAVALAYGENISIPKVVASGREKIAFEIIKKAKEYNIPMFQNKELVDSLINFDIGDEINEESYHCVEQILIWLNNIENNAQLSK is encoded by the coding sequence ATGAATACAAAAAAAGCTGTAGCACTTGCATATGGAGAAAATATCAGCATACCAAAAGTAGTTGCAAGTGGCAGAGAAAAAATTGCATTTGAAATTATTAAAAAAGCAAAAGAATATAATATACCTATGTTTCAAAATAAAGAGCTTGTAGATTCTCTTATCAATTTTGATATAGGTGATGAAATAAATGAAGAATCTTATCATTGTGTAGAACAGATTCTGATATGGTTAAATAATATTGAAAATAATGCCCAATTAAGCAAATAG
- the rsmH gene encoding 16S rRNA (cytosine(1402)-N(4))-methyltransferase RsmH, with protein sequence MTSFSHIPVLLNEVLDEFADYQGTIIDATLGLGGHSFALLEQNKNINIIGIDKDIEAIALAKERLNIFGARFKALHSSFSNGIKDILSKNDNIIGILADIGISSYQVDNPNRGFSFYSDSLDMRMDTNSHLTAKMVINSYSKDELHRIFIEYGEIKNPTFITKIILDYRKNHTINTAKELSQLIESHSKINSKIHPATLVFQSLRIEVNDELGELKRFLNNIENLKKAKVAIISFHSLEDRIVKEKFKTWAKSCICSNDTIKCICGNNHKKGDILYKKPIIPSQNEIRANKRSRSAKMRCFRFYE encoded by the coding sequence ATGACTAGTTTTTCTCATATCCCAGTTTTGCTAAATGAAGTTCTTGATGAATTTGCAGATTATCAAGGGACTATCATTGATGCGACACTAGGGCTTGGTGGGCATTCTTTTGCATTATTAGAACAAAATAAAAATATTAATATTATTGGAATTGATAAAGATATAGAAGCTATTGCATTAGCAAAAGAGAGATTAAATATATTTGGTGCAAGGTTTAAGGCTTTGCATTCTAGCTTTTCAAATGGCATTAAAGACATCCTATCCAAAAATGATAATATTATTGGAATCTTAGCTGATATTGGCATATCATCATATCAAGTAGATAATCCTAATCGGGGTTTTAGTTTTTATAGTGATAGTCTTGATATGAGAATGGATACAAATTCACATCTAACAGCAAAAATGGTAATTAATTCATACTCAAAAGATGAACTTCATAGAATCTTCATTGAATACGGAGAGATAAAAAATCCAACTTTTATTACAAAAATTATACTTGATTATCGTAAAAATCATACAATAAATACTGCAAAAGAGTTAAGTCAATTAATAGAATCTCATTCTAAGATTAATTCAAAAATTCATCCAGCTACTCTTGTATTTCAATCATTGCGTATAGAAGTAAATGATGAATTAGGAGAGCTTAAAAGATTTCTAAACAATATAGAAAATCTAAAAAAAGCAAAAGTTGCTATAATTTCATTTCATTCGCTTGAAGATAGAATAGTAAAAGAAAAGTTTAAGACTTGGGCAAAATCATGTATTTGTAGTAATGATACTATAAAATGTATATGTGGTAATAATCATAAAAAAGGTGATATTCTATATAAAAAACCAATTATTCCAAGTCAAAATGAAATTAGGGCAAATAAACGTTCGCGAAGTGCTAAGATGAGGTGTTTTAGATTCTATGAATAA
- a CDS encoding TatD family hydrolase, with the protein MYIDTHCHLDSKKYKENLDTIITNALNLGVQKIIIPGADINDLPYAAQIAEKYSGVFFASGIHPTEIGDFDCNMQAKIKDILSNPKCIAIGEIGLDYHYFDSNNCDDIKLAQERAFRYQIELAISNNLPIIIHTRDSNDDVIRILKDYESDIIGLVFHCFGGDKTLVNALSCPTYFGIGGVVSFKNAQSLRDCLQELPLESLILETDAPYLAPMPHRGKINTPEYIPIIATHLGETLCLDLEIIATNTTNNALKLFKI; encoded by the coding sequence GTGTATATTGATACGCATTGTCATTTAGACAGTAAAAAATATAAAGAGAATCTTGATACTATCATCACAAATGCTCTAAATCTTGGAGTGCAAAAGATTATTATTCCTGGTGCTGATATCAACGATCTACCTTATGCAGCACAAATTGCAGAAAAATATAGTGGTGTATTTTTTGCAAGCGGGATTCACCCAACAGAAATAGGTGATTTTGATTGTAATATGCAAGCAAAGATAAAAGACATCTTAAGCAATCCAAAATGTATCGCGATAGGTGAAATAGGACTTGATTATCATTATTTTGATTCTAATAATTGTGATGATATAAAATTAGCACAAGAAAGAGCTTTTAGATACCAAATAGAACTTGCAATCTCTAATAATCTACCAATTATAATACATACTAGAGATTCTAATGATGATGTAATTAGAATCTTAAAGGATTATGAAAGTGATATTATAGGTTTGGTTTTTCATTGTTTTGGTGGTGATAAAACTCTAGTAAATGCACTATCATGTCCTACTTATTTTGGTATTGGTGGGGTTGTCAGTTTTAAAAATGCACAAAGTTTGCGAGATTGTCTTCAAGAGTTGCCACTAGAATCTTTGATTTTAGAGACAGATGCTCCATATTTAGCTCCAATGCCACATAGAGGTAAAATAAATACACCAGAATATATACCTATTATTGCAACGCATTTAGGGGAGACTTTGTGCTTGGATTTAGAAATTATTGCTACCAACACGACAAATAATGCTTTGAAATTATTTAAGATTTGA
- the ribE gene encoding riboflavin synthase gives MFSGLVKHIGIVKQFSNETITIKSDLAPKIGASIAVNGICLTATRYKDNEFDAILSKESRDNIAIENLKDKVHLEEALTLNDKLDGHIVQGHIDCIGIIRKIEQNENGFDFYIEFDESKIPLIVPKGSIAIDGISLTINSLQKNIFRLTIIPHTFYNTLFHTYQINRRVNIETDIINRSIYHILKHTTPESTPNWREIDSILSSY, from the coding sequence ATGTTTAGTGGATTGGTTAAACATATAGGAATTGTAAAACAATTTAGCAATGAAACAATCACAATCAAAAGTGACTTAGCACCAAAAATTGGTGCAAGCATCGCAGTAAATGGTATTTGCCTAACAGCAACAAGATATAAAGATAATGAATTTGATGCGATACTTAGCAAAGAAAGTAGAGATAATATTGCAATTGAGAATCTAAAAGATAAAGTGCATTTAGAAGAAGCACTAACTCTAAATGACAAACTAGATGGGCATATTGTGCAAGGACATATTGATTGTATAGGGATTATTAGAAAAATAGAGCAAAATGAAAATGGATTTGATTTTTATATCGAATTTGATGAAAGTAAAATACCCTTGATAGTGCCAAAAGGAAGCATTGCTATAGATGGAATAAGTCTTACTATAAATTCTTTGCAAAAAAATATCTTTAGGCTTACAATCATTCCTCACACATTTTACAATACTCTATTTCATACATATCAAATAAATAGAAGAGTAAATATTGAAACTGACATTATAAATAGAAGCATATATCATATATTAAAACACACAACGCCAGAATCTACTCCAAATTGGAGAGAAATAGATTCTATATTATCAAGTTATTAA
- a CDS encoding TIGR02757 family protein: MDDLKQLLDDEYKARNTTFELSQDKPDPLFAVKKYVDSKYISEIAAICALLSYGNAKQILKTLLSIDFNIIDDRKSILNTSFPLYRFQTKDDIKNIFLCMNDIIESGGIKNIFLDSYNKENDVLSGINAMIESLRNKVELTKGLDFLIGRKSIKPSASSPLKRWNMFLRWLVRKDNIDIGIWHDKVSSRHLILPLDTHTFKVSKKLGLLNRKSYDLQSALEITNNLAKFDENDPIKYDFALYRIGQEKIL, translated from the coding sequence ATGGATGATTTAAAGCAGCTACTAGATGATGAATATAAAGCTAGAAATACAACATTTGAATTAAGCCAAGATAAGCCTGATCCGCTTTTTGCTGTGAAAAAATATGTAGATTCTAAATATATTAGCGAGATTGCTGCAATTTGTGCGCTTTTATCATATGGCAATGCAAAGCAGATTCTAAAAACATTATTATCAATAGATTTTAATATTATTGATGATAGAAAGTCTATTTTAAATACTTCTTTTCCTCTATATAGATTCCAAACAAAAGATGATATAAAAAATATATTTTTATGTATGAATGATATTATAGAAAGTGGTGGAATAAAAAATATTTTTTTAGATTCTTATAATAAAGAAAATGATGTCTTATCTGGAATAAATGCAATGATAGAATCTCTTAGAAACAAGGTAGAACTTACAAAAGGGCTTGATTTCTTGATAGGTAGAAAAAGCATAAAGCCAAGCGCTTCATCGCCACTAAAAAGATGGAATATGTTTCTTAGATGGCTAGTTAGAAAAGATAATATTGATATTGGAATCTGGCATGATAAAGTATCTAGCAGACATCTTATTTTGCCACTTGATACACATACATTTAAAGTATCTAAAAAACTTGGATTATTAAATAGAAAGAGTTATGATTTGCAATCGGCACTAGAAATCACAAATAATCTAGCAAAATTTGATGAAAATGATCCTATAAAATATGATTTTGCATTATATAGAATAGGGCAGGAAAAAATCCTCTAA
- a CDS encoding lytic transglycosylase domain-containing protein, with product MQNNLAKFIFIAIFVSVSNASFYGNQFSAVESILNAFDIDTSFQTDTSLFEIHNQTISGERWESFVDSFERGYVYIPILKQMLSDAGVPQEFLYLAMAESEFSPRAYSPKKASGIWQIMPSTGKQLGLRIDDFIDERRDPIKSTAAAIKYLKFLYNATGKWYLAAMAYNCGIGRLQRAIKEAGSSDVWVLMDEQKKYIPSETRNYIRMIISMGVAFSDIGILKNEEKEYFLNRGVTTTLTSIKIQGGVSLHSIAQGAGISLNELKQYNRQFKYDFLPFDNAEFDVYLPYEYLLSFKQNFDPKKIDFAKYFITYKVAKGDSLYSISRKYGVSIKSIKVANNLKKTLLSINQKLIIPLKDSKYAMINNSLNGR from the coding sequence TTGCAAAATAATTTAGCAAAATTTATATTTATTGCCATATTTGTTTCAGTAAGTAATGCTAGTTTTTATGGGAATCAATTCAGTGCAGTAGAGAGTATTTTAAATGCATTTGATATTGATACTTCATTTCAAACTGATACTAGCTTATTTGAAATTCATAATCAAACAATTAGCGGTGAGAGATGGGAATCTTTTGTTGATAGTTTTGAGAGAGGATATGTTTATATACCTATTTTAAAGCAAATGTTAAGTGATGCAGGAGTTCCACAAGAATTTTTATATCTAGCTATGGCTGAATCTGAATTTTCACCAAGAGCATATTCACCAAAAAAAGCATCAGGTATTTGGCAGATTATGCCTAGCACAGGAAAGCAGCTAGGTCTTAGAATAGATGATTTTATAGATGAAAGAAGAGATCCTATAAAATCTACCGCTGCAGCTATAAAATATTTAAAGTTTTTATACAATGCAACTGGAAAATGGTATTTAGCAGCAATGGCTTATAATTGTGGTATAGGACGATTGCAAAGAGCTATAAAAGAAGCAGGAAGCAGTGATGTTTGGGTATTAATGGATGAACAAAAGAAATACATTCCATCAGAAACTAGAAATTATATAAGAATGATTATATCTATGGGGGTTGCATTTAGCGATATTGGAATCTTAAAAAATGAAGAGAAAGAGTATTTTTTAAATCGTGGAGTAACTACTACATTAACATCAATTAAGATTCAAGGTGGGGTTAGCCTGCATTCTATTGCTCAAGGAGCGGGCATTAGCCTAAATGAGCTTAAACAATACAATAGGCAATTTAAATACGATTTTTTACCATTTGATAATGCAGAGTTTGATGTTTATTTACCATATGAATATTTGCTTAGTTTCAAACAAAATTTTGATCCAAAAAAGATAGATTTTGCAAAATATTTTATTACATATAAAGTTGCAAAGGGTGATAGTTTGTATAGCATATCAAGAAAATATGGTGTTAGTATAAAATCTATAAAAGTTGCAAATAACTTGAAAAAAACATTGCTTTCTATTAATCAAAAATTGATAATTCCACTTAAAGATAGTAAATATGCAATGATAAATAATTCATTAAATGGGAGATGA